Proteins co-encoded in one Opisthocomus hoazin isolate bOpiHoa1 chromosome 9, bOpiHoa1.hap1, whole genome shotgun sequence genomic window:
- the FASTKD2 gene encoding FAST kinase domain-containing protein 2, mitochondrial codes for MHETLAKMNNKISYLLNTVRCMRGCNSILTPKSSATMRKHILWIGRYRDPLENVNFRKLFLNILPSLHGSSLRFVSQKTDVFSTGAKMQPENSTEALVSEQAPHSSLELEKLDDSRGFKMKQVMDHSEPFFNCLQKCTCPCDALDLASESAVSTKHFTNCLTTVWRLFKNLSEDQQRYEKQLIFEHPAFVKLCQQLLRDSRRMTRGDLVFSLHAVVNLGVPQNTLLVQTLVRVCQEKLNQLDNRCISVLATTLAGLDKDKNVCALQAGLQLLMEQRIPSIRDIFILQNLMKCLGKDAPVFLKKKLEMAVLKEIDHLTFPNALRVFLALVAMNYCSIPILNACSKKIQENVHDAPFRQLILILEACYHLQYRNVKLFSVLADYVNSTACLWDKRQFIHFLSAFETLGFQPTELMEVFAEKVTEDPEFLNLKNLLIVLRVYSRLNYVPRGQKHLFFETLHSCLNKYLPQISNTELLKAVYLLGVLGYLPHRALDELLQKDSRGELLLSDDLYKEQKEVMLRCVKTCMELDSPSFTKPAFVLTENFSSLVSPNLRKAREALIELLGDETMFRQNVQLPYKYHIDFEIRMDSGRKKVLPIAATDDHADSSVQRLAFLFVPLSAFCVGTTHPQGKLAMKKRHLNKLGYDVILILNKKFQEMTNEDAVEFLKGKIYLENAFPFSEVTVQDNN; via the exons ATGCATGAGACATTAgcaaaaatgaataataaaataagTTATTTGTTAAATACTGTCAGATGTATGCGTGGATGCAATTCTATCCTCACTCCCAAATCTTCAGCTACAATGAGAAAACACATTCTATGGATTGGCAGATACAGGGATCCCCTGGAAAATGTGAACTTCAGGAAATTGTTTTTGAAtattcttccttctctgcatGGATCATCTCTTCGATTTGTATCTCAGAAGACAGATGTTTTTAGCACAGGTGCTAAAATGCAACCAGAGAACAGTACAGAGGCTTTGGTGAGCGAGCAGGCTCCCCATAGCTCCTTGGAACTTGAAAAGCTGGATGATTCCAGGGGCTTCAAAATGAAGCAGGTGATGGATCATAGCGAACCGTTCTTTAATTGTCTCCAGAAATGTACCTGTCCTTGCGATGCACTGGACTTGGCTTCAGAGTCTGCTGTTTCCACTAAGCACTTCACAAACTGTTTAACCACAGTGTGGAGGCTCTTCAAAAACCTGTCCGAAGACCAGCAGCGTTACGAGAAGCAGCTGATCTTTGAGCACCCAGCTTTTGTCAAGCTTTGTCAACAGCTGCTGCGGGACTCCCGAAGGATGACGCGGGGCGACCTGGTGTTCAGTCTGCACGCCGTGGTGAACCTAGGCGTTCCTCAGAACACTCTTCTAGTCCAGACTTTGGTGAGGGTGTGCCAG GAGAAGCTCAATCAACTTGATAACCGATGCATCTCAGTTTTGGCAACTACTTTAGCAGGGCTGGATAAAGACAAGAATGTGTGCGCTCTGCAAGCTGGATTACA ATTGCTAATGGAGCAGCGCATTCCAAGTATCAGAGACATTTTTATACTACAAAATCTGATGAAATGCCTGGGAAAAGATGCTCcagtctttctgaaaaagaaattagaG ATGGCAGTTTTGAAAGAGATAGACCATCTGACTTTCCCGAATGCTCTGCGTGTGTTTTTGGCACTTGTTGCAATGAATTATTGTTCCATTCCAATCCTGAATGCCTGCAGTAAAAAGATCCagg AGAATGTCCACGATGCTCCATTTCGGCAGTTGATTCTCATTCTGGAAGCTTGTTACCATCTCCAGTACCGTAATGTAAAACTGTTCTCGGTATTAGCAGACTATGTTAATTCTACTGCCTGCCTTTGGGACAAAAGACAG TTTatccattttctttctgccttcgaaACACTTGGCTTTCAGCCTACAGAGCTGATGGAAGTTTTTGCTGAGAAGGTGACAGAAGACCCTGAATTTCTCAACTTGAAAAACCTTTTGATTGTTCTCCGAGTGTATTCACGACTCAATTATGTTCCCAGAGGCCAAAAGCATCT GTTTTTTGAGACTCTTCATAGCTGCTTGAATAAGTACCTCCCTCAGATTTCCAACACAGAACTGCTGAAGGCAGTGTATTTACTTGGTGTATTAGGATATCTTCCTCATCGTGCACTTGATGAGCTGCTGCAAAAGGACAGCAGGGGTGAACTTCTACTGTCAG ATGATCTTTACAAAGAACAAAAGGAAGTGATGCTTCGCTGTGTGAAAACATGTATGGAACTCGATAGCCCTTCCTTCACAAAGCCTGCGTTTGTGCTGACTGAGAATTTCTCCTCATTAGTATCTCCTAATCTCAGAAAGGCTCGGGAGGCACTGATAGAACTTCTGGGAGATGAGACCATGTTTCGGCAAAATGTTCAGCTGCCATATAAATATCATATTG attttgaaATCAGAATGGATTCAGGCAGAAAGAAAGTGCTCCCGATAGCTGCAACAGATGATCATGCTGACTCAAGTGTTCAAAG GTTGGCTTTTCTCTTTGTTCCTCTGTCTGCATTCTGTGTGGGTACGACACATCCCCAAGGGAAGCTAGCGATGAAGAAGCGGCATCTAAATAAACTGGGCTACGATGTGATTCTG atCCTGAACAAGAAGTTTCAGGAAATGACAAATGAAGATGCAGTTgagtttttgaaaggaaaaatttatttggaaaatgctttccctttttctgaaGTGACTGTGCAggataataattaa